A genomic stretch from Arthrobacter sp. KBS0702 includes:
- a CDS encoding cupin domain-containing protein — protein MTEQITEKVVPVVTRKGEEHRDTGQSGGAVRVSGVSTQHTPATKIWYGQVSNEPGYRSFPHHHGEAETGGYVLRGHGRIYFGEDYKEFIDMTEGDWVFVPPYMPHVEANMSVTEELVWLTARTPENIVVNLDDVDDATLEGYRRV, from the coding sequence ATGACTGAACAGATCACGGAAAAAGTTGTCCCGGTCGTCACCCGCAAGGGTGAGGAGCACCGCGACACCGGCCAGTCCGGCGGCGCCGTCCGGGTCTCCGGCGTCAGCACGCAGCACACCCCTGCTACCAAGATTTGGTACGGCCAGGTCAGCAACGAACCCGGCTACCGCTCCTTCCCGCACCACCACGGCGAGGCAGAGACCGGCGGCTACGTGCTGCGCGGCCACGGCCGGATCTACTTCGGCGAGGACTACAAGGAATTCATCGACATGACCGAAGGCGATTGGGTCTTCGTCCCGCCGTACATGCCGCACGTGGAAGCCAACATGAGCGTCACCGAGGAACTCGTCTGGCTGACCGCGCGCACCCCGGAGAACATCGTGGTGAACCTCGACGACGTCGACGACGCCACGCTGGAAGGGTACCGCCGGGTATGA
- a CDS encoding fumarylacetoacetate hydrolase family protein, with the protein MRLATLITGAGDGPGGFATRAAVQAGDRFIMLGARDLNELLESPDWREQAAAAASAALPGGFIPVSAARFAAPLPRPGKVICCGLNYADHIQEMGRELPEYPTLFAKYADTLIGDDETIDLTGHGAKVDWEAELAVVVGAPLRNATEAEAAASIAGYTAANDISLRDWQNRTLQWFQGKAFDRSTPLGPVLVTPEECDPEAGVRVRCLVNGVEVQNGNTKTLVFSAAALLAYISTFTRLRPGDVVLTGTPGGVGMGAVPPRYLNDGDVVTTEIEGIGRLTNPVKF; encoded by the coding sequence ATGCGACTTGCGACCCTCATCACCGGGGCGGGCGACGGCCCCGGAGGCTTCGCCACCCGGGCCGCCGTGCAGGCGGGAGACCGCTTCATCATGCTTGGCGCCCGGGACCTCAACGAGCTGCTCGAAAGCCCGGACTGGCGGGAGCAGGCAGCGGCTGCCGCCTCGGCCGCGCTTCCGGGCGGCTTCATCCCGGTCAGCGCCGCCCGCTTCGCCGCGCCGCTGCCCCGGCCGGGCAAAGTCATCTGCTGCGGCCTGAACTACGCCGACCACATCCAGGAGATGGGCCGGGAGCTGCCCGAATACCCCACCTTGTTCGCCAAGTACGCGGACACCCTGATCGGCGACGACGAGACCATCGACCTCACCGGTCACGGCGCCAAGGTCGACTGGGAGGCGGAACTCGCCGTCGTCGTCGGGGCCCCGCTCCGGAACGCGACCGAAGCCGAGGCAGCCGCCTCGATCGCCGGCTACACCGCGGCCAACGACATCTCGCTGCGCGACTGGCAGAACCGCACCCTGCAGTGGTTCCAGGGCAAGGCGTTTGACCGCTCCACCCCGCTGGGGCCCGTGCTCGTAACACCGGAGGAATGCGACCCGGAGGCCGGGGTGCGCGTCCGCTGCCTGGTCAACGGCGTGGAAGTCCAGAACGGCAACACCAAAACCCTCGTCTTCTCCGCCGCCGCCCTGCTTGCCTACATTTCCACCTTCACCCGGCTCCGTCCCGGCGACGTGGTGCTCACTGGCACCCCCGGCGGAGTCGGAATGGGGGCCGTACCGCCGCGCTACCTGAACGATGGCGACGTCGTCACCACCGAGATCGAAGGCATTGGACGGCTCACCAACCCCGTCAAGTTCTGA
- a CDS encoding RidA family protein: MNHKVINPAALAKPSGFAHGVLAGNTVYLGGQTAMDGNGDIVPGGIVEQFRQCFSNVLTTLAEAGGMPSDLVNVTIYLTDVEDYQKNGREIGRIWREMAGTDYPAMAGVGVTRLWQPEALIEIQAIAVVAGQG, encoded by the coding sequence ATGAACCACAAGGTCATCAACCCCGCCGCACTTGCCAAGCCCTCCGGATTCGCCCATGGCGTCCTGGCCGGGAACACCGTGTACCTGGGCGGTCAGACGGCCATGGACGGCAACGGCGACATTGTCCCCGGCGGCATCGTTGAGCAGTTCCGGCAGTGCTTCTCCAACGTCCTGACCACCCTCGCCGAGGCCGGCGGAATGCCCTCGGACCTGGTGAACGTGACTATCTACCTGACGGACGTTGAGGACTACCAGAAGAACGGCCGGGAGATCGGGCGGATCTGGCGCGAGATGGCCGGCACCGACTACCCCGCGATGGCCGGCGTCGGCGTGACGCGCCTGTGGCAGCCCGAAGCCCTGATCGAGATCCAGGCCATCGCGGTCGTGGCCGGGCAGGGCTAG